The following proteins come from a genomic window of Musa acuminata AAA Group cultivar baxijiao chromosome BXJ1-7, Cavendish_Baxijiao_AAA, whole genome shotgun sequence:
- the LOC103992725 gene encoding eukaryotic translation initiation factor 1A has protein sequence MPKNKGKGGKNRKRGKNEADDEKRELVFKEDGQEYAQVLRMLGNGRCEAMCIDGSKRLCHIRGKMHKKVWIAAGDIILLGLRDYQDDKADVIFKYMPDEARLLKAYGELPENIRLNEGIGGLDVEDEGAADDYIEFEDEDIDKI, from the coding sequence ATGCCGAAGAACAAGGGGAAGGGAGGGAAGAACCGCAAGCGAGGGAAGAACGAGGCCGACGACGAGAAGCGCGAGCTGGTCTTCAAGGAGGACGGGCAGGAGTATGCCCAGGTCCTCCGGATGCTCGGCAACGGGCGCTGCGAGGCCATGTGCATCGACGGCAGCAAGCGGCTCTGCCACATCCGCGGCAAGATGCACAAGAAGGTCTGGATCGCCGCCGGGGACATCATCCTCTTGGGACTCCGCGACTACCAGGACGACAAGGCCGACGTCATCTTCAAGTACATGCCCGACGAGGCCCGCCTCCTCAAGGCCTACGGCGAGCTTCCCGAGAACATCCGTCTCAACGAGGGCATCGGAGGCCTCGACGTGGAGGATGAGGGCGCTGCTGATGACTACATCGAGTTCGAGGATGAGGACATCGACAAAATCTAA